One segment of Saprospiraceae bacterium DNA contains the following:
- the nuoL gene encoding NADH-quinone oxidoreductase subunit L gives MNQLIPLIPFLPFIGFLINGLFGSRLSKSVVGVIGSGTLLASFLLSVMCFNQIAATGPIHTVLYNFFTVDSLAVNFGFLVDHLSVWMMLIVTGIGFLIHVYSIGYMHDDEAFWKFFAYLNLFIFAMLLLVMGDNLLMLFFGWEGVGLCSYLLIGFWNKNREYVKAANKAFIMNRIGDLGLLLGIFLIFRTFGSINFSEIFAALPTVRLEAGIVTAICILLFIGAIGKSAQIPLYTWLPDAMAGPTPVSALIHAATMVTAGVYLLARCNPLYSLSPDAMQFVAVIGLVTCLFAAVIGLRQNDIKKVLAYSTVSQLGLMFVALGMGAYASAMFHVTTHAFFKALLFLAAGSVIHGMGGEQDIRNMGGLRKAMPVTFWVFLIGTFAISGFPLMSGFFSKDEIFAFSWQNGGPLWWGLAGLGAMFTAIYMCRLLYVTFFGEFRGTSEQKHHLHESPKVMTVPLIILAVLSVVGGFLNTPHFMHLGSEQWLAHWFSSVIPMAEMHLDPSTEWSLMIFTTSLAVAIIVGLYFVYGKKSNLPVPDAEQRGLTRVIANKFYVDEIYDFLFVKPIQRLSRFLHHYVDIQGIDGLVNGIGAGVQRLGAEFRKLQNGNIEYYLLGMVAGAVLLLLTLFV, from the coding sequence ATGAACCAACTCATACCACTCATCCCCTTCCTACCCTTCATCGGGTTCCTCATCAACGGCTTGTTCGGCAGCCGCCTGTCGAAAAGCGTTGTCGGCGTCATCGGCAGCGGCACTTTGCTGGCTTCGTTCCTGCTGAGCGTGATGTGTTTCAACCAAATCGCCGCTACCGGGCCAATTCATACCGTGCTGTACAACTTCTTCACGGTGGACAGCCTCGCGGTCAATTTCGGCTTCCTCGTGGACCATCTTTCCGTGTGGATGATGCTGATTGTCACGGGCATAGGTTTCCTCATTCACGTCTATAGCATCGGCTATATGCACGACGACGAGGCGTTTTGGAAGTTTTTCGCCTACCTCAACCTCTTCATTTTCGCGATGCTGCTGCTGGTGATGGGCGACAATCTCTTGATGCTGTTTTTCGGCTGGGAAGGCGTGGGCTTGTGTTCCTACCTGCTCATCGGGTTTTGGAACAAAAACCGCGAGTACGTCAAGGCCGCGAACAAAGCCTTCATCATGAACCGCATCGGCGACTTGGGACTGCTGCTCGGCATTTTCCTGATTTTCAGAACCTTCGGCAGCATCAATTTTTCAGAAATTTTCGCCGCATTGCCAACCGTTCGCCTCGAAGCAGGTATCGTGACGGCGATTTGCATCCTGCTTTTCATCGGCGCCATCGGCAAAAGCGCCCAAATCCCGCTCTACACCTGGCTGCCCGACGCGATGGCTGGCCCAACACCTGTCTCTGCACTCATCCACGCGGCCACGATGGTGACGGCGGGGGTGTATCTCTTGGCGCGTTGCAACCCCCTCTACTCGCTCTCGCCCGACGCGATGCAATTCGTGGCGGTTATCGGCCTCGTCACTTGTTTGTTCGCAGCGGTTATAGGCTTGCGGCAGAACGACATCAAAAAAGTGTTGGCCTACTCTACAGTGTCTCAATTGGGTTTGATGTTCGTGGCGCTCGGCATGGGCGCTTACGCCAGCGCGATGTTTCACGTCACCACCCACGCTTTTTTCAAAGCCCTGCTCTTCCTCGCGGCGGGCAGCGTGATTCATGGCATGGGCGGCGAGCAGGACATCCGCAACATGGGCGGCCTGCGCAAAGCGATGCCTGTCACGTTTTGGGTGTTCCTCATCGGCACTTTTGCCATTTCGGGGTTCCCGCTCATGTCGGGCTTTTTCTCGAAAGACGAAATTTTCGCCTTCAGCTGGCAAAACGGCGGCCCACTCTGGTGGGGCCTTGCGGGATTGGGCGCGATGTTCACCGCGATTTATATGTGCCGCTTGCTCTACGTCACCTTCTTCGGCGAGTTTCGCGGCACTTCCGAGCAAAAACACCATCTCCACGAAAGCCCCAAGGTGATGACCGTGCCGCTCATTATTCTGGCCGTGCTCTCCGTCGTCGGCGGCTTCCTGAACACGCCGCATTTCATGCACTTGGGCAGCGAGCAATGGCTGGCGCACTGGTTTTCTTCCGTGATTCCAATGGCCGAAATGCACCTCGACCCCAGCACCGAGTGGTCGCTGATGATTTTCACGACCTCGCTCGCGGTGGCGATTATCGTCGGGTTGTATTTTGTGTATGGTAAAAAATCGAACTTGCCCGTGCCGGATGCCGAGCAACGCGGCCTCACGCGGGTGATTGCGAACAAGTTTTATGTGGATGAAATTTACGACTTCCTGTTCGTGAAGCCCATACAGCGCCTCTCTCGTTTCTTACATCATTACGTTGATATTCAGGGAATAGACGGCCTCGTGAACGGTATCGGCGCGGGGGTGCAGCGGCTGGGCGCGGAGTTTCGGAAACTGCAAAACGGCAACATCGAATACTACCTGCTTGGCATGGTGGCAGGGGCGGTGCTGCTGTTGTTGACGTTGTTTGTGTGA
- a CDS encoding NADH-quinone oxidoreductase subunit J has product MALYVFLTLAVVSVVFSLLMVFTKNPVHSVIYLIITFFSIAGQYVMLNAQFLAVVHIIVYAGAIMVLFLFVLMLLNLNAAAEPTQSRLWKLGAGIAAGMLFVTLVGALKGSIQVDTPPDADGHVGLVENLGKVLFTDFVVPFEIAGILFLAAMVGAVLVGKRDLKV; this is encoded by the coding sequence ATGGCACTATACGTTTTTCTGACCCTTGCAGTCGTCTCTGTTGTATTCTCGCTGCTCATGGTGTTCACCAAGAACCCCGTTCACAGCGTCATCTACCTGATTATCACTTTCTTCTCCATAGCTGGACAATATGTGATGCTCAACGCGCAGTTCCTCGCAGTGGTACACATCATCGTGTATGCGGGTGCCATCATGGTATTGTTCCTGTTCGTGCTGATGCTGCTCAATCTCAACGCCGCCGCAGAACCCACCCAGTCGAGGCTGTGGAAATTGGGGGCCGGCATCGCCGCGGGGATGTTGTTCGTCACGTTGGTAGGCGCGTTGAAAGGCAGCATTCAGGTGGACACACCACCCGATGCCGATGGCCATGTCGGGCTGGTGGAGAATCTGGGCAAGGTGCTGTTCACCGACTTTGTGGTGCCGTTCGAGATTGCAGGGATTTTGTTTTTGGCGGCGATGGTGGGGGCGGTGCTGGTGGGGAAAAGGGATTTGAAAGTTTAA
- a CDS encoding DUF86 domain-containing protein, with product MKEAIGDKARLSHIRDSVRSILKFVEDATFEDFRQNAMMFSACVRHFGIIGEAASRVTEELRAKYPEVAWSMMTGMRNIVIHRYFGIDEIVL from the coding sequence ATGAAAGAGGCCATCGGAGACAAGGCGAGACTTAGTCATATCCGCGACTCGGTTCGCTCGATACTGAAATTCGTCGAGGATGCGACTTTCGAGGATTTTCGGCAAAATGCCATGATGTTCTCGGCCTGCGTCAGACATTTTGGAATTATCGGCGAAGCCGCGTCCAGAGTGACGGAAGAATTGAGAGCCAAATACCCGGAAGTTGCTTGGAGTATGATGACCGGAATGCGCAACATCGTGATTCATAGATATTTCGGAATAGATGAGATTGTCCTTTAG
- a CDS encoding tetratricopeptide repeat protein — protein sequence MRELLFFTLFATSFLACTDKEATLRGRLAALDKEFGGAAVTDTSKAQEFIVTAEQLASIVEKSDTNQSVELLLKAAGLAKTVGSFDKSLALYKTVTERFPQHPQASTAFFMVGFVYANDLRELEKGKAAYELFLEKYPNDPMAESARGEIRNLGRPADEIIKDFMQNNPDSTLVN from the coding sequence ATGAGAGAACTGCTCTTTTTCACCCTGTTTGCAACTTCATTTTTGGCCTGCACCGACAAAGAGGCAACGCTTCGGGGCCGCTTGGCTGCGCTCGACAAGGAATTTGGCGGAGCAGCGGTGACTGATACGTCTAAAGCCCAAGAGTTCATCGTCACCGCCGAGCAACTGGCCAGCATCGTCGAAAAATCCGATACCAACCAAAGTGTCGAATTGTTGCTAAAGGCTGCTGGTTTGGCCAAAACAGTCGGTAGTTTTGACAAATCACTCGCGCTATACAAGACTGTGACAGAGCGTTTTCCGCAGCACCCCCAAGCGTCCACGGCGTTTTTTATGGTTGGCTTCGTCTATGCCAACGATTTGCGCGAACTGGAAAAAGGGAAGGCTGCCTACGAGTTGTTTTTGGAAAAATACCCCAACGACCCCATGGCCGAATCGGCTCGCGGTGAGATTCGCAACCTTGGCAGGCCCGCAGACGAAATCATCAAGGATTTCATGCAAAACAATCCAGACAGCACGCTGGTGAATTGA
- a CDS encoding nucleotidyltransferase family protein, whose amino-acid sequence MRLSKQKLKAIAAYFQDKPVLKAYLFGSYARGEANRKSDIDILVELDYTQKIGLAFFGMEAELEKLLGRKVDLLTSESLSPYVKPYIEADKILIYERGHRRQGET is encoded by the coding sequence ATGCGCCTTTCCAAGCAAAAACTCAAAGCTATTGCCGCTTACTTTCAGGACAAACCAGTCTTGAAAGCATACCTGTTCGGCTCCTACGCGAGAGGCGAAGCCAACCGGAAAAGCGACATTGATATTTTGGTGGAGTTGGACTACACGCAAAAAATCGGGCTGGCTTTTTTTGGAATGGAGGCGGAATTGGAAAAATTGCTTGGCCGAAAGGTTGATTTATTGACCTCTGAAAGCCTCTCGCCCTATGTGAAACCCTACATCGAAGCCGATAAAATTTTGATTTATGAAAGAGGCCATCGGAGACAAGGCGAGACTTAG
- a CDS encoding nucleotidyltransferase family protein encodes MTTREHILSKLAQAKPALSKNYPISSMALFGSVSRGEDVSDSDVDILVEFSQPAGTQFIHLAYELERILQKKVDLVSKNGIKEAYFKEIQPDLIYV; translated from the coding sequence ATGACAACGCGAGAACACATTTTATCCAAACTCGCGCAAGCAAAACCTGCGCTGTCCAAGAACTATCCCATCAGTAGCATGGCGCTTTTTGGTTCCGTGAGTCGAGGGGAAGACGTGTCGGACAGTGACGTGGATATCTTGGTGGAATTCTCTCAACCAGCCGGGACGCAGTTCATCCATTTGGCTTACGAGTTAGAGCGGATTTTGCAGAAGAAAGTGGATTTGGTATCAAAAAATGGCATCAAAGAGGCATATTTTAAAGAGATTCAGCCCGACCTGATTTATGTCTAA
- a CDS encoding NADH-quinone oxidoreductase subunit M, whose translation MSLILVLIPLIVSLFVLLARPAGVRAIALGTALANLAVSIFACAGFNGDGSMNYEFNVAWLPQAGISFSLGMDGVSLLMVLLTNLLAPLIVLSSFSRAFDNEPRYYGLVLLMLGALNGVFLAQDGLLFYIFYELALIPIYFICAIWGGQDRIRVTLKFFIYTFVGSLFMLVALLYVYLQTNVEGHHSFAWDALVHTQLSPEAANWVLIGFFLAFAVKMPVFPFHTWQPDTYVTSPTGGTMLLSGIMLKMGIYGVIRWMVPLAPEAMHTWTPIFMALAVVGIVYASIIAVKQSDLKRLIAYSSIAHVGLIAAGVLAWNKAGVQGSLLQMLNHGINVVGLFFVVDLIERRIGTRTLADMGGIAKSAPKFATLFMLVMLGAVAVPLTNGFPGEFLLLNGVWNYNVWLGGVAGLTIIFGAVYMLRAYGLAMFGEANRETAQFQDVNANEWVVLGVIAGLVVVLGFFPQLVLNLTDGSVNKILGAVQF comes from the coding sequence ATGTCACTAATACTCGTTTTAATTCCCCTGATTGTCAGCCTTTTCGTGCTGCTCGCTCGTCCTGCGGGGGTGCGTGCGATTGCGCTCGGAACGGCGCTGGCAAACCTCGCTGTCAGCATTTTTGCCTGTGCAGGTTTCAACGGCGACGGCTCCATGAACTACGAATTCAACGTCGCGTGGCTGCCGCAAGCGGGCATTTCGTTCAGCCTCGGCATGGACGGGGTGAGCCTGCTCATGGTGCTGCTGACCAACCTGCTCGCGCCGCTCATCGTGTTGAGCAGTTTTAGCCGCGCCTTCGACAACGAACCGCGCTACTACGGTCTCGTGCTGCTCATGCTCGGCGCACTAAACGGCGTGTTTCTCGCGCAGGACGGGCTGCTGTTCTACATTTTCTACGAACTGGCGCTTATCCCGATTTACTTCATCTGCGCCATCTGGGGCGGGCAAGACCGCATCCGCGTCACCCTAAAGTTTTTTATTTACACCTTCGTCGGGTCGTTGTTCATGTTGGTGGCGCTGCTGTATGTGTATTTGCAAACCAATGTGGAGGGCCATCATTCTTTCGCTTGGGACGCGCTGGTGCACACGCAACTCTCACCGGAGGCCGCCAATTGGGTCCTAATCGGCTTCTTCCTCGCCTTCGCGGTGAAAATGCCCGTCTTCCCGTTCCACACTTGGCAGCCCGATACCTATGTGACCTCGCCTACTGGCGGCACGATGCTCTTGTCGGGTATTATGCTGAAAATGGGTATCTATGGAGTCATTCGCTGGATGGTGCCGCTCGCACCGGAAGCCATGCACACTTGGACACCGATTTTCATGGCGCTGGCCGTGGTTGGCATCGTGTATGCGAGCATCATCGCGGTGAAACAGTCCGATTTGAAACGGCTGATTGCCTATTCGTCCATCGCGCACGTCGGCCTCATCGCTGCCGGGGTGCTGGCTTGGAACAAGGCGGGCGTGCAAGGCAGCCTGCTCCAAATGCTCAATCACGGCATCAACGTGGTGGGGTTGTTCTTCGTCGTTGACCTCATCGAGCGGCGCATCGGCACGCGCACGCTGGCCGACATGGGCGGCATCGCCAAGTCCGCGCCGAAATTTGCCACCTTATTTATGCTCGTGATGCTCGGCGCGGTGGCCGTGCCGCTCACCAACGGATTCCCCGGCGAGTTCCTGCTCTTGAATGGCGTTTGGAACTACAATGTCTGGCTCGGCGGCGTGGCGGGATTGACGATTATTTTCGGCGCGGTATATATGTTGCGGGCTTACGGGCTGGCGATGTTCGGCGAGGCAAACCGAGAAACGGCTCAATTTCAGGATGTTAATGCCAATGAGTGGGTGGTGCTGGGCGTGATTGCCGGGCTGGTCGTGGTGCTGGGCTTTTTCCCGCAACTCGTGTTGAACCTGACGGACGGGAGTGTGAACAAGATATTGGGGGCGGTGCAGTTTTGA
- the nuoK gene encoding NADH-quinone oxidoreductase subunit NuoK, which translates to MLETIKHVPIDYYVWLSTVLFVIGVFGVLVRRNAIVVLMCVELMLNAVNLMLAAFSTYLNDAQGQIMVFFIMVVAAAEAAVGLGILVMIYRNTKSTDVSLLDKLRN; encoded by the coding sequence ATGCTCGAAACGATAAAACACGTCCCCATTGACTACTACGTCTGGCTCAGCACCGTGCTGTTCGTCATCGGCGTGTTCGGCGTGCTCGTGCGCCGCAACGCCATCGTCGTGCTCATGTGCGTCGAACTCATGCTAAACGCCGTGAACCTCATGCTCGCCGCTTTTTCCACCTACCTCAACGACGCGCAAGGGCAAATCATGGTGTTTTTCATCATGGTCGTCGCGGCGGCAGAGGCGGCGGTCGGGCTGGGCATTCTGGTGATGATTTACCGGAACACGAAAAGCACGGATGTTTCACTCCTCGACAAACTGCGAAATTAA
- a CDS encoding Fic family protein, whose amino-acid sequence MRIFYLTRKDILQIHEDAIVDSGGGHGMRDEAGIESAIAAPQAMYFGQEQYPTIAEKAAILCFEPVTQHPFIDGNKRAGHGEQWRTFCT is encoded by the coding sequence ATGAGAATCTTTTATTTGACGCGCAAAGACATTCTCCAAATCCACGAAGACGCGATTGTAGATTCGGGAGGAGGTCACGGGATGCGAGATGAAGCAGGTATCGAATCCGCCATTGCCGCGCCGCAAGCCATGTATTTTGGGCAAGAGCAGTACCCAACAATTGCCGAAAAGGCCGCTATTTTGTGTTTTGAACCCGTGACCCAACACCCTTTCATTGACGGGAACAAAAGAGCAGGGCATGGGGAGCAATGGCGAACTTTCTGCACATGA
- a CDS encoding NADH-quinone oxidoreductase subunit N, with product MTALLILFFTAIIVLFTGLTKRRHFLQPIALVGSLLALAGIVFAPSYGWKDAYASMFHFDSFALAFSGVVVLATALIIGLSGWGFRDLSDTLGDNYGLILFSLCGALVMSSFTNMVMLFLGIEILSIPLYVLAGSRRESLSGNEAALKYFLMGAFTTGILLFGMALIYGASGSFDLRAIAAAVSDGRHSAGMLNAGMVILIIGLGFKVSAVPFHFWAPDVYQGSPNLVTAFMATVVKTAGFAAFYRLFSMAFPGAESFWHLPVAVVAALTMTVANLTAIFQTDFKRMMAYSSISHAGYLMMAILAIGVAGGDRALLFYALTYSLATICAFGAYMVVAEQNESGSFATFNGLSKKQPLLAAVLAISMLSLAGIPPTAGFFGKYFLFTAAFAKYPWLVVLAVVNSAISIYYYFKIIIAMYFSRDEVKVGHDVVFPASIRWAVLVGLGLIALLTVIPGSVYALI from the coding sequence ATGACAGCCTTACTCATACTCTTCTTCACGGCCATCATCGTCCTTTTCACGGGACTGACGAAGCGCCGGCATTTTTTGCAACCCATCGCCCTCGTCGGTAGCCTGCTCGCGCTGGCGGGAATAGTATTCGCCCCCTCCTACGGCTGGAAAGACGCATATGCCTCCATGTTCCATTTTGACAGCTTTGCGCTTGCATTTTCCGGCGTGGTAGTGTTGGCCACGGCGCTCATCATAGGGCTTTCTGGCTGGGGGTTCCGCGACCTTAGCGACACGCTGGGCGACAATTACGGCCTCATCCTTTTCAGCCTGTGCGGTGCCTTGGTGATGTCGTCGTTCACGAACATGGTCATGTTGTTTCTCGGCATAGAGATTCTCTCCATCCCGCTCTATGTGCTGGCTGGAAGTCGCCGGGAAAGTCTTTCGGGCAACGAGGCGGCGCTCAAGTATTTCCTCATGGGCGCTTTCACCACTGGTATCTTGCTCTTTGGCATGGCACTCATCTATGGCGCGTCGGGTAGTTTCGACCTCCGGGCAATCGCGGCGGCTGTCAGCGACGGGCGCCACTCGGCTGGGATGCTCAACGCGGGCATGGTGATTCTCATCATCGGGCTGGGATTCAAGGTCTCTGCCGTGCCTTTCCACTTTTGGGCACCCGATGTGTATCAAGGCAGCCCCAATCTGGTGACGGCGTTCATGGCGACAGTGGTGAAGACAGCTGGTTTCGCGGCTTTTTATCGGCTCTTTTCGATGGCTTTCCCCGGCGCGGAGAGCTTCTGGCACCTTCCTGTGGCGGTGGTGGCTGCCCTGACGATGACGGTCGCCAACCTGACCGCCATCTTCCAGACGGATTTCAAGCGCATGATGGCCTATTCCTCCATCTCCCATGCAGGCTATTTGATGATGGCCATATTGGCTATTGGGGTGGCTGGCGGCGACCGCGCACTGCTTTTCTACGCACTGACTTATTCATTGGCCACTATTTGCGCGTTTGGCGCGTACATGGTAGTGGCAGAGCAAAATGAGAGCGGCTCATTTGCGACATTCAATGGCTTGAGCAAAAAGCAACCGCTTCTGGCGGCGGTGTTGGCGATATCCATGCTCTCCCTCGCGGGCATTCCGCCCACGGCTGGTTTTTTCGGAAAATACTTTTTGTTCACGGCAGCTTTTGCAAAGTACCCCTGGCTCGTCGTGTTGGCGGTGGTCAATTCCGCCATTTCTATCTACTACTATTTCAAAATCATCATCGCCATGTATTTCTCGCGCGATGAGGTCAAAGTTGGGCACGACGTGGTTTTCCCCGCGAGCATTCGTTGGGCCGTCTTGGTGGGTCTAGGGCTGATTGCTTTGCTCACCGTGATACCGGGGAGCGTCTATGCGCTCATTTGA
- a CDS encoding DUF86 domain-containing protein, which produces MNLEAFFKDSKTRDAVVRNFEIIGEAANNLPKDLTRKHPEIDWAGVVGFRNILIHDYFGVDYAMLWNILEVFLPDLKMKITLIVQVLENQSKT; this is translated from the coding sequence CTGAACCTCGAAGCGTTTTTTAAAGACTCAAAGACGCGGGATGCCGTGGTGCGCAATTTTGAAATCATTGGAGAAGCGGCCAATAATTTGCCAAAAGACCTCACGCGAAAACATCCTGAAATTGACTGGGCAGGCGTTGTCGGGTTTCGGAACATTCTGATTCATGATTATTTCGGCGTTGACTATGCCATGCTTTGGAATATTCTCGAAGTGTTTTTACCAGATTTGAAAATGAAAATTACACTGATTGTCCAAGTTTTGGAAAATCAGTCGAAAACATAA
- a CDS encoding RNA-binding S4 domain-containing protein encodes MEFNLSDQDHITLNNLLKVLRLVGTGGEANIRITNGEVRVNGAVETQKRKKLRAGDKVEFQKASITICG; translated from the coding sequence ATGGAATTCAACCTTTCTGACCAAGACCATATCACCCTCAACAACCTCCTGAAAGTGCTGCGCTTGGTGGGCACTGGCGGCGAGGCGAACATCCGAATCACGAACGGCGAGGTGCGGGTGAATGGCGCGGTGGAAACGCAGAAAAGAAAGAAACTGAGGGCGGGAGACAAGGTGGAGTTTCAGAAGGCCAGCATTACTATATGCGGATAA
- a CDS encoding NADH-quinone oxidoreductase subunit I: protein MQPLTNRSKNVVNKEMTFWERIYLPAIFKGMRTTLKHFFRKKNTVNYPEEKREFAPVYRGWHVLKRDEQGRENCTACGLCAVACPAEAITMEAAERERGEEHLYREEKYAAVYEINMLRCIFCGLCEEACPKEAIFLTDRLIPADYVRQNFIFGKDMLVEGVEPEKRVDVTVRQKHLTEKKTAVGV from the coding sequence ATGCAACCACTCACCAACCGCTCGAAAAACGTCGTCAACAAGGAAATGACCTTCTGGGAGCGCATCTACCTGCCCGCTATTTTCAAGGGCATGCGGACGACGTTGAAACACTTTTTCCGCAAAAAAAACACGGTGAACTACCCGGAGGAAAAGCGGGAGTTCGCGCCCGTGTATCGCGGCTGGCACGTCCTGAAACGCGACGAACAAGGCCGCGAAAACTGCACGGCCTGTGGCCTTTGCGCCGTCGCCTGCCCAGCGGAGGCCATCACGATGGAGGCAGCAGAGCGCGAACGGGGCGAGGAACACCTCTACCGCGAGGAGAAGTACGCCGCTGTGTACGAAATCAATATGCTGCGCTGCATCTTCTGCGGCCTCTGCGAGGAGGCTTGCCCGAAGGAGGCGATTTTCCTGACCGACCGCCTCATCCCGGCAGACTATGTGCGGCAAAACTTCATTTTTGGAAAAGATATGCTCGTGGAGGGCGTGGAGCCTGAAAAACGGGTGGACGTGACCGTGCGGCAAAAACACCTCACTGAAAAGAAGACTGCTGTCGGCGTTTAG
- a CDS encoding phosphoribosylformylglycinamidine cyclo-ligase gives MKENLKYDLRGVSASKTEVHAAIKHLDKGLYPNAFCKILPDWAAGSERHCNLLHADTAGTKTSLAYLYWRETGDLSVWPGVAQDAIVMNLDDMACVGCTDNILLSSTIGRNKTLIPGEVIAAVIRGTSDFVEKMQHHGVNIHLAGGETADVGDIVRTIDVGFTAFARMRRSEVLLNDIRPGDVIVGLASFGQSVYEDEYNGGMGSNGLTAARHDVLSKMYAEKYPESFDPKLPNEVVYTGNQKLTNPIAINHHQLTIGKLILSPTRTYLPVLQAVLSKYRKKIHGLIHVTGGGQTKVLKFVKDVHILKNNLFDLPPLFRLIQESSGTDWREMYQVFNMGHRMEIYLPARYADDVMAIAEKYGIEARIIGRVERAQGEQVTVESPHGKFEFNS, from the coding sequence TTGAAAGAGAACCTAAAATATGATTTGAGAGGGGTGTCTGCTTCCAAAACGGAGGTGCACGCCGCCATCAAGCACTTGGACAAAGGCTTGTATCCCAACGCTTTTTGCAAAATACTGCCCGATTGGGCGGCAGGCAGCGAGCGCCATTGCAACTTGCTTCACGCCGATACGGCGGGCACCAAAACAAGCCTTGCCTATCTCTACTGGCGCGAGACGGGCGACCTATCCGTGTGGCCGGGCGTGGCCCAAGATGCCATCGTGATGAATCTCGACGACATGGCGTGTGTGGGCTGCACCGACAATATCCTACTGAGCAGCACCATCGGGCGCAACAAGACTTTGATACCCGGCGAGGTGATTGCTGCCGTGATTCGGGGCACTTCCGATTTTGTGGAGAAAATGCAGCACCATGGAGTGAATATACATCTGGCAGGGGGCGAGACGGCGGATGTGGGCGACATCGTGCGGACGATTGACGTGGGTTTTACGGCCTTTGCGCGCATGAGACGCAGCGAGGTGCTGCTGAACGACATTCGCCCCGGCGATGTGATTGTTGGGCTTGCCTCTTTCGGCCAGTCGGTCTATGAGGACGAGTACAATGGCGGCATGGGCAGCAATGGCCTAACCGCTGCGCGTCACGATGTGTTGTCAAAAATGTATGCGGAAAAATACCCGGAGAGCTTTGACCCAAAATTGCCGAACGAGGTCGTTTATACTGGCAATCAGAAACTTACCAACCCAATCGCCATCAACCACCACCAACTGACTATCGGGAAGCTAATACTCTCCCCGACGCGCACTTACCTCCCCGTGCTACAAGCGGTGTTGAGCAAATACAGGAAAAAAATCCATGGGCTTATTCACGTCACGGGCGGTGGGCAGACGAAGGTGCTGAAATTTGTGAAAGACGTGCACATCCTAAAAAACAACCTTTTTGATTTGCCGCCGTTATTTCGCCTGATTCAAGAAAGCAGCGGCACCGATTGGCGCGAGATGTATCAGGTGTTCAACATGGGCCACCGCATGGAGATTTATTTGCCTGCCCGATATGCCGACGATGTGATGGCAATTGCCGAAAAGTATGGCATCGAAGCCCGCATCATCGGGCGAGTCGAACGAGCACAAGGCGAGCAAGTAACGGTGGAAAGCCCTCATGGGAAATTTGAATTCAATAGCTGA